From Camelus bactrianus isolate YW-2024 breed Bactrian camel chromosome 16, ASM4877302v1, whole genome shotgun sequence, the proteins below share one genomic window:
- the TIMM22 gene encoding mitochondrial import inner membrane translocase subunit Tim22 isoform X2, which yields MAATAPGTGDSAPEAAASAEAPLQYSLLLQYLVGDKRQPRVLEPGSLGGIPSPAKSDEQKMIEKAMESCAFKAALACVGGFVLGGAFGVFTAGIDTNVGFDPKDPYRTPTAKEVLKDMGQRGMSYAKNFAIVGAMFSCTECLVESYRGKSDWKNSVISGCITGGAIGFRAGLKAGVIGCGGFAAFSAAIDYYLR from the exons ATGGCGGCCACGGCCCCCGGTACCGGGGACTCCGCGCCTGAAGCGGCGGCTTCCGCCGAAGCCCCGCTGCAGTACAGCCTTCTTCTGCAGTACCTGGTGGGTGACAAGCGTCAGCCCCGGGTCCTGGAGCCTGGGAGCCTGGGCGGGATCCCGAGTCCCGCCAAGAGTGACGAGCAGAAGATGATCGAGAAGGCGATGGAAAGCTGCGCCTTCAAGGCGGCGCTGGCCTGTGTGGGAG GATTTGTCTTGGGAGGTGCATTTGGGGTGTTCACTGCTGGCATTGATACCAATGTGGGCTTTGACCCTAAGGATCCTTACCGTACACCGACGGCAAAAGAAGTTCTTAAGGACATGGGGCAGAGAGGAATGTCCTACGCCAAAAATTTTGCCATTGTGGGCGCCATGTTTTCTTGCACTGAGTGTTTGGTAGAATCT TACCGGGGAAAATCAGATTGGAAGAACAGTGTCATTAGTGGCTGCATCACTGGAGGAGCCATTGGTTTCAGAG CTGGCTTAAAGGCTGGGGTCATTGGTTGTGGAGGTTTTGCTGCTTTCTCTGCTGCGATTGATTATTACCTACGGTGA